In Vespula vulgaris chromosome 7, iyVesVulg1.1, whole genome shotgun sequence, a single window of DNA contains:
- the LOC127065351 gene encoding troponin C, isoallergen Bla g 6.0101-like isoform X1, with amino-acid sequence MWDNDDMQEIDLSKDQLKHLRMAFDTFDPEKKGAIQTTMIPTILEMLGHEVRGVNLQEMIATYDLWGSGELKFEEFSKLASRFMEEDTDTEAVKEELREAFRIYDKEGNGYITTDVFRDILHELDDQLSPEELDMIIEEVDTDGSGTLDFEEFMEVMTG; translated from the exons ATGTGGGACAACGATGATATG cAAGAAATTGACCTTAGCAAGGACCAGCTTAAAC ATCTTCGAATGGCATTCGACACATTCGATCCCGAAAAGAAAGGTGCGATTCAAACCACGATGATCCCAACGATTTTGGAAATGTTAGGACACGAAGTTAGAGGTGTCAATTTGCAAGAAATGATCGCTACCTACGACTTATGGG GATCGGGCGAGTTGAAATTCGAAGAATTCTCAAAATTAGCATCTCGTTTTATGGAAGAGGACACGGACACGGAAGCCGTAAAGGAGGAACTTCGAGAAGCTTTCCGAATTTACGACAAGGAAGGAAACGGTTATATCACTACCGATGTCTTCAGAGACATTCTTCATGAGCTGGACGACCAACTATCTCCGGAGGAACTTGACATGATTATAGAAGAGGTGGACACTGATGGATCTGGCACGCTCGACTTCGAAG AATTCATGGAGGTCATGACGGGATAA
- the LOC127065351 gene encoding troponin C, isoallergen Bla g 6.0101-like isoform X2 — protein sequence MAFDTFDPEKKGAIQTTMIPTILEMLGHEVRGVNLQEMIATYDLWGSGELKFEEFSKLASRFMEEDTDTEAVKEELREAFRIYDKEGNGYITTDVFRDILHELDDQLSPEELDMIIEEVDTDGSGTLDFEEFMEVMTG from the exons ATGGCATTCGACACATTCGATCCCGAAAAGAAAGGTGCGATTCAAACCACGATGATCCCAACGATTTTGGAAATGTTAGGACACGAAGTTAGAGGTGTCAATTTGCAAGAAATGATCGCTACCTACGACTTATGGG GATCGGGCGAGTTGAAATTCGAAGAATTCTCAAAATTAGCATCTCGTTTTATGGAAGAGGACACGGACACGGAAGCCGTAAAGGAGGAACTTCGAGAAGCTTTCCGAATTTACGACAAGGAAGGAAACGGTTATATCACTACCGATGTCTTCAGAGACATTCTTCATGAGCTGGACGACCAACTATCTCCGGAGGAACTTGACATGATTATAGAAGAGGTGGACACTGATGGATCTGGCACGCTCGACTTCGAAG AATTCATGGAGGTCATGACGGGATAA